ATGTTTGGTATATAGCATTTTGTACATTTTTCATGTGAATTCTATCAATATTCGCAGGTGCTAAAGGGCAGATGGGAGATGTTGGTGAACAAGGACCTTCAGGACCTGAGGGTCCACGTGGCTTTCCAGGTCTCCAAGGCCAAACAGGAGAGAGTCCTTTTCTACATCGTTCAGCCTTTAGTATGGGTCTGGCAACCAGAGTTACCACCCCCAATGTGCCTATACGCTTCACTAAAGTCTTTTACAATGAGCAGCGCCACTATGATGACACCACAGGAAAGTTTACAAGCCATATTAAGGGTCTTTATTTATTCACCTACCACCTCACCGTCTACATGAAGGATGTCAAGATTGGATTATACAAGAATAACAAACCCATGATGTTTACCTTTGACCAGTTTCAGACAAATAACGTGGACCAGGCCTCTGGCTCCATCCTTCTAGCCTTAGATGTTGGAGATGAAGTCTGGCTTCAGATATACGGGGAGGATTTTGGAGGAATCTATGGCGATAATCTCAATGACTCGTCATTCTCTGGAATCCTGTTGTATCCAGGCTATGAAACCATGTAACTCTTTTCATATCAAACAAAAAATGCCCTACTATTTGTTCAAGAGACAATAAAGGTTATGTCATATGTAAAAGTgtgtcctataaaaaaaaagtacaatattTATTCCGGTGCTAGGCatggttctgtgcaggagctcACCCACATTCCAGTATTGGATGTTCATCTTGCTAATCCCAATGGCGACTTTAAAAATCAATCcaaaaaagctgtaaaaaaaaaaaaaagaaaagaaaattcaCCTGAAATAACTGCTTGCTCTTTTGCTAATggaatgtttttgtttttctactaaaccacttaaagggattctgtcaccaagttttggactatagagatgcggacatgcacggctagatcgccgctagcatgtccgcaatatacctgtcctatagggctgtgtggtttttttttctttaaaaaaggattttagagatatgtaaactaGTCTTGTAGGTGCCCAAGGGTCTGtaagaaccttcctggtgcccagccacgcccgcctgtgaaggagcccagcaccacctatgtcctccgaatctcctcctttcatcaccgatagattgtcgtaatctcgcgatgcgcagtgccggtatagtgttccttccctttgctggcatcagcctcagggaaagaactgcgcatgcgcgagctcgcgcatcgcgggaTTACGTCAATCTATCAAtgttgaaaggaggagattcggaggacataggcggtgctgggctccttcacaggcaggcgtggctgggcaccaggaaggttcgtacagccccttgggcacctacaagactaatttacatatctctaaaatccttttttaaagaaaataaaagcacacagccctataggaccggtatattgcggacatgctagcggcgatctagccgtgcatgtccgcatctctatagcccaaaacttagtgacagaatccctttaaggcgtaTACTCATAGGATTATATTTTGCCGCTGTGTTTGAATCTATGGCATGGCTAGTCCAACTCCAATTTCTTGAGTGGTATGCCAGAAAGTTTTCATGCATGCACACTAAAGTTCACTTGTAAAATAGTCAAAAATAGTCAGCTAAAAGTCAAAAGAATACATACTGACGTGTAAAATATTCATGTAATGTGTTTTCATTTCTTGTATGATACTATTTCTCATTACAAACAGAAAGAGTTGTCCTATTGTCAAGCTGTTGAAGAGCACATATAAGCAGGATCAACCATATTACACAAGGTATGCTGCCttatggggttgatcctgcttaTGACTTTGAAGAATGATTTGGAAGACGTgtgaagccagcaaaagatgaggatggtcatcattaagacctggtctctaaggggtgcagactggatggtattggttggcacgctggcactggattaataaaggcttccatctttttggtattgaattacatttacagctgatgtaagaataagtaaatgtaggaatgaaCAAATAATACTGATGTAGCATAAGTCTCCCTGCGCCgtacctgcactgtccctgcactctccctatccaatattcttctatcaaTCGTTTTCagcacactgtccctagcacatgagcgcttgtcacgtctctccctatgctcagctcacagtgaaatctcGGAGACCGctcgggatgagggttttatatggctgtgacatcactgcggattggctggctgcacggcattatgggtgatttcaTGTTCCCAGACGTCTTACTTTCATTCTGTAACACTTGCagcctccattttaggaaaaactgatttgttacaacAAAGCACGAGAAAATTTATAttcgttttcctaaacttcggactgaattccactttgaatgcttcgctttgctcaacactaattattatcATAGATGACCACTTTCTTATAGGCACTTACAGCTCCCAAGAACCCAGGCAAACCAGCGGGTGCTTGCGGCGTTAGGACAAGCATTCTTGTCCTGCAGTTGTACTGTTACCTTGTTAAAACACAGTGACAATAGCTGAACTAGATCAGAGGCGGGACCAATCGCAGTGCTCCCTGTCCGACGATTGTTGTGATTGGTCAGCTAAACCATCTAAAAGTTTGCATACAGCGCTTACTTCAGCACCGATCTCCTCAGTTTAATCACAGTGCTGAGGAGATCGGAGCTGTGTGTCCTGCTGTGTCCCCTCAGAAGTTCAAATCACCAAACAATCCACCTCAAACCCTCATACCCCTTCCctcagtgtatgtgtgtgtgtgtatgtccgctaaaggaatccgcaccgtcgcatttacaatcacaaaatttggcagacaggtacatcaggtgtccgggaaggttttagaccaggtctcagctctctaggacttactgttcctgagatattcccaaaaaatgcattagccgatagaagcttggtcacatgacccttatcagctaatagaagcttgcaggtcctccagcctccacatacacagttttactccaggtttccataacaacccagccatttatcttcactgctgtaggagagctttaaaggaaatctctgtcacaaggataatcgctattgaagtaaagccatgggctAATagtacttagtaccttatttcaagatgtgcctttgttccagcaatagatgtttttaccctctgaaaatccagtttattttgtatgcaaatgagccagtaaggtgcccagaggggcgtcaatcttgcaggaaggagcccagacacgccccctgccacaatgtgtccaccctcgaaAGACTTAAAACCCAGCCCCCAGGTCCAgataagccacgcccctgatacAGTTAGACCACGCCCCTTCCCACTCCTGagctgacggggattgaaaaaattaaggtaaaaatcaacttctgtcagctgcaggggtgggagggagtgactttctccctgcagctcacactcagacagtacagtgctgctgtcttagagtgagctgttcaaaaggacacacccccgatccagtaaaggacactgtcaagggggtggtatgctgtgaaagtcactgttaaaggggaaagctgctgtaaaggtcaaagttaagggggtggactgctgtggaggtccaattttcagacacggggcactgtgggaggggtcagtgttaaagggtggggggctgtggaggtcactgttttgggggcggggtagatgacactgttatagttgATAGTGTTGATatatttaacgacacacacaaacattaaataaaatagatttaatatatatacccgagcgaagccgggtccttcagctagttagtATATAGAGTAAGTGCatttatacagtgccttgaaaatatattcataccccttgaacttttccaaattttttcacgttacacccacaaacttaaatgtattttattgggattttatgtgacagaccagggatcagcaagctGTCGCACTCCAggtgttcttaaagggaacctgtcacctcaaaaatgcatataaaaccgccagcattacctcATAGTAGTCTCCAGTCTGTTAATAATCATACAGTATGTTTGATCGTTAGTCTGATGCTCCAtaggttaaaaaaaactatgttttaagtgccatcagctctatcTTGCcgttcagcttgaagtcaagggggcagcggcttccttgcttcaagtcaaggtaagcacgccccctaaccgtcccctcttttgttagattgacagcctgcagtgcgtcCGGAATCGCATAAGTCTTGCGCATGCGGGGTGCACTCCTTGGAAAGGTGCGTTCCTGTCTCCGCACtacgcatgcgcgagacttatgCCATCCCGGCCGTCCTTcaggctgtcaatctaacaaaaGAGGGGACCGTTAGGAGGCgtgcttaccttgacttgaagcaaggaagccTCTGACTTAAAGCTGACCGGCAAGATAGCGCTGATGGTgcttaaaacattgttttttgaaCCTATGGAGCATCAGACTAACggatcaaacatatgattattaacagactagggcagggctggccaacctgctgctctccagctgttgcaaaactacaactcccagcatgcccagacagcctacagctatcagtgtagtggcctcacggactaagcgtgggcactacacgagggtcaattggggtgtgcgtgacttccCCTCACTCGGGACAGGGATGGTATCTCTAACtgtgcattttatgtaatttgCAATGTATTGTATTTATGCCATGTTTCCCTGTATACACATTAACAGGCCTTCCCCCTGTAATTggtcatcctagacactagagggagctagggaacccctagtataaaggttcaggcccagacagggagaggtgGTTGTTGCATCCAGGGTCAGGAGTCTGCTGAGACAAGCCAGAAGGCTCGAGTTAgaaccttctcctgacatgcagctggacagcccaggctgttagctgttaccagggggctagtagagggatcctagcctacctgtgcatcaagagagccttagttagctctgaagatgcCCCAGTTGCAGGATAGTACCTCCTGGGAGAGATCAGCGGTTACCCTCCAGTCAAGTCAGGACAATACCGGGTCAGATAAGTACCTTGATGGACAGAGGTTATATAGAATGCAGCAAGTGCCTATATTGGAAAAAGAACcgatttaccaaggataaaagccagtatttaggcatccgggccttggcatccagccagctagaatagctgaaggggatagagcagtgtTTCACTGTAAAGCAGTCGTCACTAggttcctccaagtatcttgcctgtttatttcctgctGTCATCTGAAATCTACCTGTTGGTGAAGGATTGTCTGAGGGACTGCATTTCAATCATTTTGTCAACTGTAACTACCTGTATAAAGTTGGGACTGTATCAACCAAGTAAAGGAACGTTTTGGTTTACCCACTGAATCCTCAATTTATTCAACCTGacactacacggtgtgccaccgtctaaattggcactggcgtcacgtacatcaaagggaccttgccccaggcacataaaacacctgtaaCACCCAGGGCCCCTcaaccaccaccaggcctggtccctaaacacagagtgtgccccagaggacttttgtgccagcctctccttcactgcagtATGCTTGCCCAGGGTTTCCTGATAAAactgagtgaccctcgcttgccattaaccgtgacctcacaatcgcattaccctgcaggtctggcgtactgcATCAGtctacagcatggcatggtgggaattgtagttttacaacagctggagagccgcaggttggccagccctggactaggggctactatgaggtaatgctggcagttttttatgcgtttttgaggtgacaggttcccttaaaactacaactcccagaatgctccatttcatgtgcatgagcccatattatccacattacagacaaggatagggctgTTTTATTAGTTGCCAGATTCTGCAaattttccattccgcaaaatacggaatgcacacggccggtatccgtgtcttGTAGATCTGCAAATTATGGACTGCAAAACATtcgacggtcgtgtgcatgaatgggtttgatctaaaccattccatgtaGCTCTGGCTTCACTAGCTTCACGTCACACatgcttgctactttgtgttggtatatcacataaaatcctaataaaatacatttacatttgtgggtgtaatgtgaaaaaaggggtatgaatactttttcaaggaagtgtgtataaatatataatttaggtAGGTTAGGCACACAGACCTCTGTAAAGGCATGTGAAAACAccctaatatacagggtgggccatttatatggatacaccttaataaaatgggaatggttggtgatattaacttcctgtttgtggcacattagtatatgtgaggcgggaaacttttcaagtttgatgtgtcacatgaccctcttcctattgaaaaaactaaagttggattcaaaatggccgacttcaaaatggccgccatggtcaccacccatcttgaaaagtttcccgcctcacatatactaatgtgccacaaacaggaagttaatatcaccaaccattcccattttattaaggtgtattcatataaatggcccaccctgtagatataGTTAGTATTGTAGatgattttttaaataatatatctaatatataaagctgagtttatggatgtatg
The sequence above is a segment of the Bufo bufo chromosome 4, aBufBuf1.1, whole genome shotgun sequence genome. Coding sequences within it:
- the LOC120999982 gene encoding adiponectin-like yields the protein MLVLHSVYTLLILVPLCISAEDDPTRPERNPCANWMGGAPGYPGHNGLPGRDGKDGNNGEKGERGELGAKGQMGDVGEQGPSGPEGPRGFPGLQGQTGESPFLHRSAFSMGLATRVTTPNVPIRFTKVFYNEQRHYDDTTGKFTSHIKGLYLFTYHLTVYMKDVKIGLYKNNKPMMFTFDQFQTNNVDQASGSILLALDVGDEVWLQIYGEDFGGIYGDNLNDSSFSGILLYPGYETM